Within Nitrosopumilus sp., the genomic segment TTTATGTATTGGATATCCTGACAAGAAAAAACCTCCAAAATCAAGAAGAAAACTCAAAGATCTCATCAAAGTGATTGAATAACTTACAATCCTTTTTATCTTGCATTGAGTATTATTCTTGATGACTGATCTTATAGATAAGACTGCAGATTATGTTTTAGAGCTTGCAAGTTCACAACGGTTAAGCATTTTGATTGGATTGCTTGCAAAAAATAATACCCCTACTGCTTTTGCAAAAGAAATTGATGCAACAAAACAAGAGGTCCATAGAAATTTCTTACGCTTAGAAAAAGCAGGATTAATTAAAAAAAATGTTGGTGGAAAATATTCTCTAACCACATTTGGACAAACTATTTGTACACAGGTTCCATCACTTGTATTTTTCTCCAAGAATAGAAAATATTTTGAAGAGCATAACTTTGGAGATGTTCCTCACAAGTTTCAGATGCGTTGTGGTCAACTTGCAAATGCACAATACATCAAAGGAGTTTCAAAAGTTTTAGAACAGTGGAAAATAATTTACAAAAATTCTGAGCAATATGTCTATGAGATTCTATCTGATGTTCCTTTGGATTTGATAGAGCCTTTAGTAAAGAAAATCAAAAAAGGAGTGAAATTCAACTATGTTTTTTCAGAATCTGCAATTGTTCCCAAAGGGCGAAAAACTCTTCTAAAAAAATTGGGATTTGATAAATTAATAGAAAAAGGCCTAATTGAGCGTAAAATGGAAAAAAATGTCCAAACTGTGGTTGTTCTAAATGAAAAAGAAGCCTGTTTGATGTTTCCTACTCTTGATGGTGAATCTGACATTAGTGAGATGTTTTATTCAGATGATCCAATGTTCCATGAGTGGTGTCTTGACTATTTTAGATACTGTTGGTATGGATCTGACATATTTAGAGAAAATAAGCTAAAAGAATAATGAATTTTTTTCTATATAGTATATGGAACTAATGTAATCTATGACTAGCATTTGTAAATAAAATTTTCAAACCAGTTTAATCAATGAAGACAAAAACATCGTTACTGATTTTATTAACTGCACTTGGAGCTATAGTTACTCCATTATACGCAGAAGCAGCAACATCCCCTGATGTACCTGATCCAAATCAAGAATTTACTTTGACTGGCGCAGGAGCAACATTCCCATTTCCACTCATCGATCTATGGAGAGTTGAATACAACAATGTATACAACAACGTAAATCTAAACTATCAATCAATTGGCAGTGGCGGTGGAATAAAACAGCATATTGAAAAAACTGTAAATTTTGCAGCATCAGATAAACCCATGAGTCAAAAAGAAAGAGACATTGCAACAGGAACATTACATATTCCAGAGTCAATTGGAGGCGTTACTGTTGTTTATAATCTTCCTGAAGTTCCAAACAAAGGTCTAAAGCTTACAGCAGAAGCCGTTTCAAAAATTTTCTTAGGAGAAATTACAAGATGGAATGATCCTATAATAGCTTCACAGAATCCGGGATTAAATCTCCCTGATCATGAAATTGTTACAGCACATAGATCCGATGGTTCAGGAACCACTTTCATATTTACAGATTATCTGGCTACTGTTAGTCCAAAATGGGATGAACAGATAGGAAAAGGAAAATCTGTACCATGGCCTTCAGGTCTTGCAGCTGCAGGAAATGAAGGTGTTGCAGGTATTGTAAAGTCCACCGAATACTCAATTGGCTATATTGAACTTGCGTATGCATTCCAAACCGGAATGAGTTTTGCATCAATACAAAATGCAGATAAAACTGCCTTTATTGAGCCTACGCTAGACAGTATTTCTGCTGCATCTAGTGGAGTAGCAGATACTTTACCTTCATCTGAAGATAGTTGGGTTGATGTATCGTTAGTTAATGCACCAGGATCTGATTCATATCCTATTGCAAGTTTTACGTACTTGCTAGTCTATGATGATCTAAAATCTGTAACTGATAGCAAAGCACAAGCAAAAGCTGTCATCCATATGATATATTGGATGATTACTGATGGACAAGAATTCTCATCTAGTTTACTATATGTTCCACTTGCAGATAAAGTGGTAGAACTTGGTAAACATGGTCTCTCCCAAGTAACCTATGATGGAGAAACTCTTTGGAATTATGAAGCTGATGCAAGTACAGATTTGGGAATTCCACAATGGATTAGAGATAATGCAAAGTGGTGGTCTGAAGGATTGATAACTGATCAAGACTATATCAATGGATTACAATATCTAATCCAACAAGGCATTCTCAAAGTCTAATTTTTTTCTATTTTTTATTTTTTTAAGATTCTTCAATAACACTTTGCACTGTTTCATCTATCGCAATTTCAGAAATATCTCTTGAATATTCTGCAGTTCTTCTAATATCTTCTAAAATCAATTTTATAATTGCTATATTGTCACT encodes:
- a CDS encoding transcriptional regulator; translation: MTDLIDKTADYVLELASSQRLSILIGLLAKNNTPTAFAKEIDATKQEVHRNFLRLEKAGLIKKNVGGKYSLTTFGQTICTQVPSLVFFSKNRKYFEEHNFGDVPHKFQMRCGQLANAQYIKGVSKVLEQWKIIYKNSEQYVYEILSDVPLDLIEPLVKKIKKGVKFNYVFSESAIVPKGRKTLLKKLGFDKLIEKGLIERKMEKNVQTVVVLNEKEACLMFPTLDGESDISEMFYSDDPMFHEWCLDYFRYCWYGSDIFRENKLKE
- the pstS gene encoding phosphate ABC transporter substrate-binding protein PstS, encoding MKTKTSLLILLTALGAIVTPLYAEAATSPDVPDPNQEFTLTGAGATFPFPLIDLWRVEYNNVYNNVNLNYQSIGSGGGIKQHIEKTVNFAASDKPMSQKERDIATGTLHIPESIGGVTVVYNLPEVPNKGLKLTAEAVSKIFLGEITRWNDPIIASQNPGLNLPDHEIVTAHRSDGSGTTFIFTDYLATVSPKWDEQIGKGKSVPWPSGLAAAGNEGVAGIVKSTEYSIGYIELAYAFQTGMSFASIQNADKTAFIEPTLDSISAASSGVADTLPSSEDSWVDVSLVNAPGSDSYPIASFTYLLVYDDLKSVTDSKAQAKAVIHMIYWMITDGQEFSSSLLYVPLADKVVELGKHGLSQVTYDGETLWNYEADASTDLGIPQWIRDNAKWWSEGLITDQDYINGLQYLIQQGILKV